The nucleotide sequence TTCAATGTTGGATAATGATTTTGTGTAGGTGAATAGCTCAAGATCCCAGTTTGTTGTTAATATGAAGAACAGAACATGCACCTGCAAAAAGTGGGATTTAACTAGCATGCCATGTAAACATGCAGTGGCTGCTATCAATGATATGGCCAGGAATGATATTAGGATAGGGGTGCCAGAAGAATTGGTTGATGAAGTGTATTGGTTATCCACATGGAAGAAGGTTTATGAGAATGTGATTAATCCAATTCCCGGGCCTGAGAATTGGATACCCTCACAATGTCCCACCAAACTTCTGCCTCCCAAACACCATAAGCAGGTTGGGAGGCCacaaaagaagagaaagaaatcAGTTGGTGAGGCTGAAGTTGAAGCTCATTTTGATAGTGAGGGAAAAATGACCAGGAAGGGCAATACAACCAAGTGCAGCAAGTGCGGAAATTTGGGACACAACAGTAGGACATGCAAGGGGCAGGGTGGGGAGAATGTTGTACATGCACCAAGTGAGGATCAAGTTGCAGGTGGAGAAAATAAAACCAGGAATGGCAAGTGTAGCAAGTGTGGAACCTTGGGTCACAACAGTAGGACATGCAAAGGCCAGGGAGGGGAGAATGTTCAAGAATCTCAAACTGCAACACAAGGTGCACCAACTTCGAGTGAAGCTTAGTTAGGTTGATTTCAATGGTTTAAGACTTGTTTATGTATGGTTTAAGACTTGTTTATGTATGGTTTAAGACCTGTTTATGTAGTGGCCCACTTGAAGACTTGTTTGTAATGCAGTTTAAGACTTTATGTTTGTAATGCAATTTATGTTTTGTAACTGCAGTTTATTATATGCTGATCTTGGTAATGCAGTTCAACTGCAGTTTATGCAGTTAATGTATCATACACATTGAGTCTCAACCACAACTAAATTTCATTAAATGTATCAAACACATGCAGTTAATGTATCAAAAACATGCAGTTAATGTATCAATACAAACATTTAAAACCCTAACAATCTACTTCCAATGAGCATCATCATTTGACCATTCGGAGTCAGAAGAATGCTCCCCCGGGTACGGATCATGGTACCAATCATCCTCCGGTGGTTGAACTGCACATTCCCACCTAGCCCATTCCAACTCTTCTGAGTCGTAGTCTGCTGCTGGATCTGGAAGAGACGCTTCATACTCTGCTTTCAACACTTCTATCACAGCATCATAGTCATCAAACCACTCCTCCTTCAGCACAGACGACACTAAGTCCAACTCATTGTCAGCCACTTCCTCAACCAATTCGTTATTCTACACATCAACGGCAACATTCATAGCATTAAAGTGATACTAAACTTGTTCAATGTTCATTCATACTTTAACCAAAACAAGACACATAACCAACATCCTTTACATTAAACTAAAAATACACATAAACCACCACAATCATTAACCAACTAAACAATAAACACATCTTCAAAAACATCACTTCGTTGGCTTTCTTAATTGCCAAATCATCTTTCTTTTCCATGCTCCTTAACAATGCGGGTATTACCTTCTCACAAGCAGAGCATGAATTTGAAGGTGGAGATGAAGGTGTATCAGCCCACCTTATAAATCCACAATCTTTCTTCTGTAAAAACACATCAATCAGGAAATAGCCATATAATTAACTTCAATCTTTCTTCTATAATTTTAACTTACACAGCATAAGAATCGTCGATTTGGGTTAGCTTCCATCTTTGATACCTTGTACCAAGTAGGTGCACCACAAGAACACAGAAATTGAGAAGCTTCCCCGCCAGCTGATTTCTTGTTGGGGCTTGAAGCTGATTTTTGAGACATCTTCACAATAATTTAAGACTGGATCGATTTGGGAATTGGGGTTAGGGTTCGTATCAGATCAGTGGTCTTATGATTCAGTTTGATCAATTTAGGGGATAAGGGATTATATGTATAAGGTCATTAAGGGTATATTGGACATTTAACAATAGTCAAACAATCAAACAGACGGAACTCAGACGGAAGGACTCAGAGTGTTATAAATTCATAAGgtcaggggctcaaaaaaccaaaaaatgaatttaggggctcaggttaaTGTTTGACACATACCACAGGAACGCAAATTACATTTTTCTCTTTGCAATATTTATACTTAATGTATATCGTCTAGAATCTTTAGGAATCAAATTAAATGGTATTATGCTTTTTGTTTGTTAAACATATCACAAAGCTTAATCAAAAACTTTTGCTATACCTCCTTTAAAGAGCTTTAGCTTGATGTTAGCTAGGTAACTACTTTGGGTTTAGGGGTGTTTTTCGGGTTCTATAATCGGGTTTTAGGTTATTTGGGTCGGGTTATTCGGGTACTTTTTGTTATAGCAATCCTATCCACCCAAATAAGATTCGGGTTAATCGATTTCGGGTTTATTCGTGTCAGGTTAATCGGTATACGGATTTTTATATACAAGTTGCAAAGCATACTTTACAATTTAACTTAACATAATTATTATTAAGTAaaaaacacaaaatttcaaaTAAAAACACTCCCAGTGTTCAAACCCATGCATTAAATTAAACATACATACTAACtaaaaatacatcaaatacaatAAGCATAAAACCAAACCGTTTTAACCAATCGTATAAACTAAAAAAATGTCAAATCGTATCAACCAAGCCGAATCTTTTTATTTGCTCATCCAACCAACGAAACAAAATATCATGttcacaacaaaaaaaaaacaaaacatatgGAAGAAATTTAGACCTTTTTGTTATTATGTATGTATAAATATAGTTGATATTTTTATGTAATTCGGGTTAATCGGGACAACACGATTAACATTTTTTTAACCCAATTACAGACCCGAATACTTCTTTTTGTTTTCGGGTCTTATTCGAGTTCGGGTTAAGCGGGTAACACTATAATCGGGTTCAGGGTTTGTTTTATTTGGgtcggttttcgggttttagttaTAAAAATACCCATAGTAGTGTGACCTATGATATTTGTGTAGCCTTTTGAAATCGTGATAAAAGAAAACTTATCAAAATAGACAATGTTAATCAatatttttttccaaaaatagacacttttttgttattttttaagtATTTAGACCAATTAGAAAGCAATACCGAAATCTGGGCCGGTACTTTTTGGCACAAAAATTCATATTTAGCCGGTTAGCCGAAGTTTTTTATGGAAAACTAAAAAATATGTCTATTTTGTAAAAGTGAAGGTCAACATTGTTATTTTTAGTAATTTTTCCTGTGAATAACTGTGATTGTGAGAAGAAGACGAATGTAATTACGAAATAAACAAAAACCACTAAAAACCTTAATACCATCTCATCTCTaataattggttttgttggctttaacATCTAGAACATGTTTTCGTTTTTTTGTGGGAGCCATTCCTAATAATTGTGATGGATGGTTTTTCACGTTTTTTTTGTGGGAGCCATTCCTAATAATTGTGATGGATGATTTTTCACAACATTGCCCAAAACCAGCCTCTAATGGGGCTTATTTTCTTTAAATCTATAATTATACTGCATTATAATACATAtaagaaaagtaaaaaaagtaattttatataaatttaaaagtaTAAACAATTACGACATTTAAAATATATGATACAATCTTTAAAATATATTGTTGATTTTCAAAGTAACTTCCCCTATAATATTTAAATAGTAATAATTTTTTCATATTTTAAtactttttacaaaaataaaccatAAAAATAGCATTTTATTCTATTTAATATATTTCTTTAGTtctttattaaattaaaaaaaaaagagtatgAAATAACCCAAAGCGCTTATACTTTTCCTACATAAAAAATGAATAACaaaagaaaacaatttttgtCTTCTAGAAATTTAGTTTGTATTTTATGGGTTACTGAACAATTACCCAACTTGCAAAAGAGATCATTGAATGCGGGAAAAATGAGTGGCTGATAATCAACCATGtgttcatatatttatattagagtaaactgcaattttaccccttgaggttaggggtcattgacATCCTtaccccctaaggaaataattgcaattttacccccactatttgctgttatgttgcaaccttaccccccggcctcaaatttgttgactaatCTGTTGACTATAACTTGAAATGGCTATAATGTCCTTTCATATTATCCCCAGTGTTTTGTGCACTCCTGTGATATTACCCCCTGCCAtcactgccaccgccattcaccaccacaaccaccactgccacctccagccaccaccacaactaccactgccacctccagccaccaccacagccaccactgccaccgccattcaccaccacaaccacagtTCCGAGTCCGAGAGAACCACAGAGTGCAAACCGTCGCCGGAAACCTGAAAACAAGTCTTTTTTGTAGCCTCGATCAAGCCTAGCAGGGAGAAGAAGTGCAGGGTCCAAAGTATCAGCTCCTTTAGTTGCCATAATAACCGTAACTTTACTGTCTGGTCAAGCTCAAATACTAAAATACAACAGAATCCAAAAATATACATAACTTATTTCAATAGATAAACTAATAAATGGTTGATTTAACATTTCTTGAACTATATTATTGACCTGATTTAACAGTTCCATGAGGATTTGCTGCACTTCTTCATCAGCTCCAATTTGAGCACCATATAACGATTCGAACCAATCACAAATAACGATTCAAACCAATCACAAAATCAATTCGCACAAatgaaattaataaaaaaaagattCAAACAAATCACAAAACCAAGATGCCAATTCATCTTCTCATCTTTCAATCGGAGTCGGCATATCTCTGCGATTCGTGTAGCGTTTGAGTTCTGGGAGGCAATTTAGGGTTTTATAGGAAGCGAACAGTAGAAGATGGTTCGATTGAATTGCAGTGTATGACATTAATAAATGGATAACATTGAAGAGCCGTGGGGAAACAAACGCCTTCAATCGATCTGTAGCATTGAATCGGCTTGGAATGATACAGTTGAAGGGCCATGAGATTAATGGCTAATGGCTATAACTGATGATTAATGCTTGGAGAGCATTGAAGCGTTGATTTAAGTTTATCATGGTGTGAGGGAACCACATTACAATCCGTGTTTCTAATAAATTTATAAGAACAGAACTTCTAAGTTGAAAACGGAACTTAAATCaacagtggtggttgtggtggtggctggaggtggcagaggtggcagtggtggttgtggtggtggctggaggtggcagaggtggcagtggtggtgaatggcggaaGTAGTGGTGGTGTTATATATGAAAGGGATATTAAGttgtggtggtggctggaggtggcagtaGTGGTtatggtggtgaatggcggtggcagcGAAGGCAGGGGGTAATATCATAGAGTGCACAGAACACAGGGGGGTAATATGAAAaggcattatagtcatttcagGTGGTAGTCAACAGattagtcaacaaatttgaggccggggggtaaggttgcaacataacagcaaacagtggggggtaaaattgcaattattttcTTAAGAggggtaagggtgccaatgacccctaaccacAAGATTTAAAATTACAGTTTACTctttatattaaaataaacattttgtatttatattaaaataaacattttgaTAGGAAGATATCAAACATTCTCTGTAAATCACAGACTCACCTATCAACTTGTATATTACTGGAACTTTCATCTTTCACTATAAGGTTAGGGGGTGTGCTTTAAAGCTCCTAAGGATTTTATTACGCTGCTACGTCAGATTCACGTTATTTAGGTTTGAtatattaatttaaatttaaataacaagaaaaaaatataaaactcataatttaaataaaaaagacGCAATGTCAtgattcaaataaaaaaaatacaatgtaGGGATAAGATCGGtacgataccggtaccgtaccggtaccgataccgtaaATACCGTTACTGAAATTGAGGAAATGTGGATACCGATTACCGTACCGTATTTATAGATTCGGTACTGGTTCGGTACCGATATCGATACCGGTATTTCGGTACTTTACCACATTAGTATCGCTTTGGTGTCATCCATTGTTTTACCTAAAAAATATCATATGCAACTCATCCATCCAGTATTGACTGAACTAGAGTAATATATGGATTAGTCTAAACCAGAGGTAAACATATTAAGTAGCCAAAAATTTCAGAAGGTACATCCATGGGTTCGACTTTTAACATCCAAATTCCAACATGTCTAAAAAACATCATAATTGattaaaaataaccaaacaaaagaaagttgatatTGGTTTAATCTCGCTAATCGCTTTGCATTttctcttttcctctttcgttTTGCTTATTTGTCGCATCTTCAATCTCTGTAGAAAACTAAAAAAGAAAGTTAATACCTATTATTTGAGAACCAAACCATTGAATGACTAAGAACTATTTTACCTATGGCAATTTCGCCATCCCTTAAAATATCATCTGTGTCATCAATAATCGGCTCTTTTGATTTTCTCACCCAATCTTGAGTGCAAACCAAAACTTCAACAATATTACTTGACAATCTTGTTCTATATGCGTCGAGGACCCGACCGCTCATACTAAATGCCGACTCGTACGCAACGATGGGAATTTGAATCGCCAAAACATCTAATAATTAAATAGAcaaatttaataaacaaaattaaTGTGACAAAAAAATGTAAAAGAAGCTTGAAAACATAAAACATTTTACCTCTTAGAATTCATTATTAAATTCGGTTTTAATACTGGTATTTACCGaaaaaataccggtaccgataccgtcTTTTACTGATACCGAATTTCAGAAAATTTATTATTGATACCGGTACCGTTTATGATCGGTACGGTATGGCATcagtacggtaccggtatttcggtaaaAAAATCTCATCCCTAATACAATGTTACTAGAAAAAAATCACTCGTCGTCTCCTCCTTGTTCACGATAAAACTATAGGTGCTCGGTCAGATCAGCTTGAAGGTTATGGTGTGTGTCGCTGTCACGTATCCTCTCTCGGATAACTTCTTTTTGAGCGTATGTGAGTAGTAGGTTCGTCGGTTGTTGACCTTCATCATAACTTTCTCCACAAAACGCTCTACCCGAGTCCTCCAATATCATGTTATGCAAGATGATGCACGTATACATGACGTTTCTCATTTTACGCTTTTCAAGTATCCTCGACGGCTGGGCAATGATAGACCATCTCTTTTTTAATACACCGAAAACCCGCTCGACATCTTTTCTTGTTGGCTCTTGTTTCTTCTTGTAATACAATCTTCCCTCGTCATCTGGACACGAAAGAGTTTCCACCAACATCGCCCACTCCGAATAAATACCGTCGACAAGATAGTACTCATACTTATACTCCACGTCATTTGCATAGAATGAAGTATTTGGTGCAACACCATCTATGACATCGTCGAAAAGACCCGAAGATTGTAAAATAACCATGTCATTGTTCGCATCGGCCATGCCAAAGTACGCATGCCAAATACATAAATCTTGAGACGCGACCGCTTGTAATATTAGGGTAGGACCCTCGTGGTCACCACTATGGTGTTGCCCTCTCTAAGCTGTTGGACATATCGCCCACTCCAAGTGCGTGCAATCAAGACTACCCAGCATCCCAGGAAACCCGTGTATCCGCTGATGGGCCTCGTATAAAAGTGGAACATCGGTATCGGTTGGCATCCTCAAATATCGTCTCCCGTAAAGAAAGTTAACACATAATACAATAGtgttaaaaactaaaaataataaaaataataataataccttcACAGAAATTTTCAAGACAGTCGCGAAACTTCTGGCCGACATCCTTAAATATTCATCCCACGCATCACTCGTTGTACCGTACGCAAGTTGTCGGATTGCGGCAGTACACTTTTGTATTCCAGAGAAACCAATTTTGCGACTAGCGCTTTCTCTTTGTGTGAAAAAAGGGAATTCGGCCGCAAGATCATTAGAAATTCTTAAGAAAGGACAACAGCTCATACGAAACCGACGCCTAAATTGTGCATCGTCGTACAacggattttcacaaaaataatcgCACATTAAACGTTCATGTGCACCTAACCGATCTTGTTCAAGAGGAGCTTGTATAGTACGCGTTGAAGACGATTGGGCTTCTTCTCGCAAATAATTAATCGCCTCCTTCGTCACTACGATAAGCCTATAGTCGACAACACCGTCAGATGAAGAGCTGGATGAATCGGATGAAGAGTGAGCTGGTATTTTTAAAAATGATTGGACAGaatgtgtgtgtttttgtgaTTGATGTGTGTTTGAGTTTGTGATTGGTTTGTGaatatatttgtatatatattgGATTTTTAAAAGGTTTTTTTAATATATGAGAGTTGCCGACGGTCACATTTGACCAACACCTTGAACCACGCGTTAAAAGGCTCGTTACTGGGCTGGCGAGGCAAGGATAGCGCCCCCTCTTTGGCGGGCACGAGGGTGGGTGTGGGGCGCCATAGGGCGCTAACGAAGCTGAGTTGGCCAGGGGTGGTATACCACACCCCCGGCCTAAATAGAGACCCAAATTAATGTGTCTCCACATCTCCCCTCATCTAAACCATCTCATCTTCTTTGCTTAATCCTCCTCACATTTATTAATCTTCCTTATTTTCTTTTGGAATTCGGGCAAGAAACCTTGGTTTTGGTAATTGTAACCGAAGCTGAACGCCATACCAACATAAACCAACCTTGGTGTACTGTGACCACATGAACCAGCTCCTCTAACCTTTTTATAACCTACCTGAAGCTTTAAATGCAAAATCGAGTCACCAAAGGAATCATTTTCACGAAACTCCGACTTCCTTTACGTTTTTTTGGGCAAAACCATCATAACCGGAAACACCGCTTCGACTAAAGGTAACCCGTTTATGACccttttaaataataattttgaAGCTTAGAATGTTAATATAGAATGAAAATGATATATATGAATATGTAAACTTTAGTTTTTGAGTAAACGATCATGAACTGggtgataaataaataaagacTAGGTTTATTTACAAGGACTTGGCCAGCTTAGCTGGTTGAGACATTGATTTACACCCAGATGTCTCAAGTTCAAATCTCAATGTTGACATTATTTTTGATCCAGCTAAACCCCCACCTTGTTGAACCATAAAACTAGGGATGAGATCAGGacgataccggtaccgtaccgataccgtaAATACCATTACCGAAATTGAGTAAATATGGATACCGATTACCGTACCGTATTTATAgattcggtaccggtatcggtaccggtattttggTACTTTACCACATTGGTACCGCTTTGGTGTCATTCGTTGTTTTACCTAAAAAAATATCATGTGCAACCCATCCATCCATTATTAACTGGACAAGAGAAATATATAGAGTAATGTAAAAAAGAGGTAAACATATTAAACATCCATGGGTTCGACTTTTACCCAATTCCGAGTCACCATCAAGTTTAACAAAAAGGGTTTCTTCAACAATAGTGTCGTCTCCTTACACAACCAAACACAAAGAtattaaaaatctaaaaataagaaaatatatattgatAATTTATAACCAAACCATTAAAAAATTAACTTACTTCAATGGATTCCATGCTTTTTACCGATGATTATTAAATTCGGTATTaataccggtatttaccgaaaaataccggtaccgataccgtttTTTACTGATACCGAATTTCGAAAAATCtattaccgataccggtaccgtttATGATCGGTGCGGTACGGcatcggtacggtaccggtatggtaccggtacggtaccggtatttcggtaaaAAATCTCATCCCTGCATAAAACCATTGTCTGACCCAACCAAACCATCGTTTGACCCACTGAGTCATCATCTAAACCAGTCACCATCGTCTGAACCACCAAACCCTCATCTAAACTCATGAAAACCTAACTCATTCACTAGTTACTTAAAATAGATGTTAGATGATTAACAAACATATTATCTGGTCCTTTGGTTAAACTAATTAGTATCCGACTAGAGGTCTTAAGTTCAAATCCCACAAGCATCACATTTTTatagtaaactgcaattttaccccctgaggttagatgcaattggcacccttaccccctACCACGAAATTTTTGTtgtctaacccccccccccccccaaacgaATGCGAAACGCTGCACtgttacccccccccccccggtgtTAAAAAACTTTAACAGTTCTGTTAACTGGGAtgttaaatgactatattaccctttctTATTATCCCCTATGCTTTGTTGTAAGAAAACGTATTACCCCCGGTGTTAAATGACTATATTATCCTTTCTTATTACCCCCTATGCTTTGTTGTAAGAAAACATATTACCCCCGGTGTTAAATATTACCCCAAATTCTATATATAAACATCATCATCACCGTCTTCCCCAAATTCAGACACACTTTAGTTGCAGATCAAAAATCTCAGCTACTTCATTCCACACTGCTTCACTCACCACTTCCTCTATTTTAGAGAAAAAAACATAGAGttcaaactgtcacaccccaaccgatggcggaatcatcggggcgcggcactaggcgaatcagattgctcaagagaatccataacaactatattacGACAATATTTAAtgtgttcattatcccatactaataaaccatacaatcacataagatatcacagatttcttgtcctctcgaacaatacaaatc is from Helianthus annuus cultivar XRQ/B chromosome 9, HanXRQr2.0-SUNRISE, whole genome shotgun sequence and encodes:
- the LOC110914045 gene encoding uncharacterized protein LOC110914045, with the translated sequence MADANNDMVILQSSGLFDDVIDGVAPNTSFYANDVEYKYEYYLVDGIYSEWAMLVETLSCPDDEGRLYYKKKQEPTRKDVERVFGVLKKRWSIIAQPSRILEKRKMRNVMYTCIILHNMILEDSGRAFCGESYDEDVLAIQIPIVAYESAFSMSGRVLDAYRTRLSSNIVEVLVCTQDWVRKSKEPIIDDTDDILRDGEIAIEIEDATNKQNERGKEKMQSD